Proteins from one Bacteroides mediterraneensis genomic window:
- a CDS encoding DUF6621 family protein has product MEKKIPFASDVILIDAAFLDRVGGDMAAHFAPLVGRELPKADLAVLLECLALDAGLEPGQHEIQVIFVYDAAHDRMRFCAPFDLEKEIHGMAFQSRLGEFSLYAFQTSGMARREDLFGESLQLLTESKDVRRVMLVPDEGEYGSVVAELAEKMKDKESVTVFGMNPPAHECSYRFEMLGFAVLQSLGIRAEEL; this is encoded by the coding sequence ATGGAAAAGAAAATACCTTTTGCTTCTGATGTAATTTTGATAGATGCTGCTTTCTTGGACCGCGTGGGCGGGGATATGGCGGCTCATTTTGCGCCCTTGGTGGGGCGGGAACTGCCTAAAGCCGATTTGGCGGTGTTGCTGGAATGTCTGGCGCTGGATGCCGGACTGGAACCGGGGCAGCACGAGATACAGGTGATTTTTGTGTACGATGCGGCACATGACCGGATGCGTTTCTGTGCACCTTTCGACTTGGAGAAGGAGATTCACGGCATGGCTTTCCAGAGCCGGCTGGGCGAGTTCTCGCTGTATGCCTTCCAGACTTCCGGAATGGCCCGGCGGGAAGACTTGTTCGGTGAATCGTTGCAGTTGCTCACGGAGTCGAAAGACGTGCGCCGGGTGATGCTGGTGCCCGATGAGGGAGAATATGGTTCTGTGGTGGCGGAACTGGCGGAGAAGATGAAAGACAAGGAGAGTGTGACGGTGTTCGGCATGAACCCTCCGGCACACGAGTGCAGTTACCGTTTTGAGATGCTCGGGTTCGCTGTGCTTCAGTCGCTGGGCATCCGGGCAGAGGAACTTTAA
- a CDS encoding LysR family transcriptional regulator, with protein sequence MSDFRLKAFYSVARNLSFTKASQELFVSQPAVTKHVRELESLYGVRLFDRKGNSISLTEAGKLLMEHCERILADYRKLEYDMHQLNNEYAGELRLGASTTISQYVLPPVLAAYTERYPQMSVSLMDTNSRNVEKALQEHTIDVGMVEGVFRLPNLRYEPFLCDELVPVVCPRGRWAGKEELTLDEFTRVPLVLRERGSGTLDAIEMVLAEQGLKLSSLNVRMHLGSTEGIKSFLRCSDCMGIVSVCALGRELKEGDFQVIDIEGLQFKRHFCFVSAQGQEADTVLHFMRFVRHFLAGK encoded by the coding sequence ATGTCTGATTTCCGTTTGAAAGCATTCTACAGTGTGGCCCGCAACCTCAGCTTTACCAAGGCTTCGCAGGAATTGTTCGTGAGCCAGCCGGCCGTGACCAAGCATGTGCGCGAGCTGGAAAGTCTCTACGGGGTGCGTCTGTTCGACCGCAAGGGGAACTCCATCTCGCTCACGGAGGCGGGGAAGCTGCTCATGGAGCATTGCGAACGTATCCTGGCCGACTACCGCAAGCTGGAGTACGACATGCATCAGCTGAACAACGAGTATGCGGGGGAACTGCGGCTGGGAGCGAGTACGACCATCTCGCAGTATGTGCTGCCGCCTGTACTGGCTGCTTATACGGAACGTTATCCTCAGATGAGTGTGTCGCTCATGGATACCAACTCGCGCAACGTGGAGAAGGCGTTGCAGGAGCATACTATCGATGTGGGGATGGTGGAAGGCGTGTTCCGCCTGCCCAACCTGCGCTATGAACCTTTCCTGTGCGACGAGCTGGTGCCGGTGGTGTGTCCGCGCGGACGCTGGGCCGGGAAGGAGGAACTGACATTGGACGAGTTTACCCGCGTGCCGCTGGTGCTCCGTGAACGGGGCTCGGGCACGCTGGATGCCATTGAGATGGTGTTGGCCGAGCAGGGGTTGAAACTTTCGTCACTGAACGTGCGGATGCATCTGGGCAGTACGGAGGGCATCAAGTCATTCCTGCGGTGCAGCGATTGCATGGGCATTGTGTCGGTTTGCGCCTTGGGGCGGGAGCTGAAGGAAGGCGACTTTCAGGTGATTGACATTGAAGGCTTGCAGTTCAAGCGGCATTTCTGTTTTGTATCGGCCCAGGGACAGGAGGCCGATACCGTATTGCATTTCATGCGCTTTGTCCGGCATTTCCTCGCGGGGAAGTAA
- a CDS encoding MFS transporter, protein MHTRSPWYWVPSLYFAEGLPYVAVMILSLVMYKRMGISNTEVALYTSWLNLPWVIKPLWSPFVDLLRTKRWWIVTTQLLLGAGLAGIAFTIPTSHFFQTTLAVFWLVAFSSATHDIAADGFYMLGLTPHQQAFFVGIRSTFYRFATIAGQGLLIMLAGRLEEVTGRTSYAWSITFFTLAGCLLALWLYHSFILPRPDQDRPSATHPKSAKGILTDFLLTFRSFFQKEQALTAILFMLLYRLPEAQLAKMGIPFLLDPVEQGGLGMTTAQIGFAQGTLGIVGLTLGGILGGIAVARHGLRRWLWPMVWAISLPDLVYVYLSYVQPDSLVLINSCIFVEQFGYGFGFTAYMLYLIYFANGTHKTSHYAICTAFMALGMMLPGMIAGWMQETLGYQLFFIWIMVCTLATFGVTALLKIDPEFGKK, encoded by the coding sequence ATGCACACACGTTCTCCTTGGTATTGGGTACCTTCACTCTACTTTGCCGAAGGCCTTCCCTACGTAGCAGTCATGATTCTCTCGCTGGTGATGTACAAGCGGATGGGCATCTCGAACACGGAGGTAGCCCTCTACACCAGCTGGCTGAACCTGCCTTGGGTCATCAAGCCCCTGTGGAGCCCGTTTGTCGACCTGCTCCGCACCAAACGGTGGTGGATTGTCACCACCCAGCTGCTGCTGGGAGCGGGACTGGCCGGCATTGCCTTCACCATCCCTACGAGCCATTTCTTCCAGACCACCCTGGCCGTGTTCTGGCTGGTGGCCTTCAGCTCCGCCACCCACGACATCGCCGCCGACGGGTTCTATATGCTGGGACTTACGCCCCACCAGCAAGCCTTCTTCGTGGGCATCCGCAGCACCTTCTACCGCTTTGCCACCATTGCCGGACAAGGGCTGCTCATCATGCTGGCCGGACGGCTGGAAGAAGTGACCGGCCGTACCTCTTATGCCTGGAGCATCACCTTCTTCACGCTGGCAGGCTGTCTGCTGGCCTTATGGCTCTACCATTCTTTCATCTTGCCACGGCCCGACCAGGACCGTCCTTCGGCCACGCACCCGAAAAGCGCCAAAGGTATCCTGACCGACTTCCTACTGACCTTCCGTTCCTTCTTCCAGAAAGAGCAGGCCCTCACTGCCATTCTGTTCATGCTGCTCTACCGCCTGCCGGAAGCCCAGCTGGCCAAGATGGGCATCCCCTTCCTGCTCGACCCTGTGGAACAAGGAGGACTCGGCATGACCACCGCCCAAATCGGATTCGCACAAGGCACCCTCGGCATCGTCGGACTGACCCTGGGCGGCATCTTGGGAGGTATTGCGGTGGCACGCCACGGACTACGCCGCTGGCTCTGGCCCATGGTGTGGGCCATCTCCCTGCCCGACCTGGTCTATGTGTACCTGAGCTACGTCCAGCCCGACAGCCTCGTTCTCATCAACAGCTGCATCTTCGTGGAACAGTTCGGCTACGGATTCGGTTTCACGGCCTACATGCTCTACCTGATTTATTTTGCCAACGGCACGCACAAGACCTCACACTATGCCATCTGCACGGCCTTCATGGCCCTGGGCATGATGCTGCCGGGCATGATTGCCGGATGGATGCAGGAAACCCTGGGCTACCAGCTGTTCTTCATCTGGATTATGGTCTGCACCCTGGCCACCTTCGGCGTGACCGCCCTGCTGAAAATCGATCCGGAATTCGGGAAGAAATAA
- a CDS encoding AraC family transcriptional regulator, producing MTHPIYSYSLCIALPLMLFFGFYFLFASTPEKAIFVNYLRSRRIMGGALLLLAANYAVHFFFEIRFRNVHAAILMNLSTYFLCYWLFSSALTTLLDRFYITRRRFRVHVCQWLLFTALSGVVLLALPEGRVQKVGLLLMGVWLVAYGFVLARRLILAYRRAVRLFDDTHSDDIGAYIRWLSVFTYWAVIFGVGCGLLTFLPDEYIYLWILSSVPFYIYLYCAYMNYLLFYEQVEQAFEQEMPSEEETPEAIVEGGVELPACYAGIEGKLSVWIKEEGYLTPGLTLKELSDLLKTNRTYLSAYIKTTYRVSFREWIAGLRMEYAKRMLIQHPELTVAGIAEKSGFQSASHFIRLFKEREDCSPARWRKKHL from the coding sequence ATGACGCACCCTATATACAGTTATTCGCTTTGCATCGCCTTGCCGCTGATGCTGTTTTTTGGATTTTATTTTCTGTTTGCTTCTACGCCGGAGAAGGCCATATTTGTCAACTACCTCCGTTCGCGGCGGATCATGGGAGGGGCCCTGTTGCTGCTGGCTGCCAACTATGCCGTGCATTTCTTTTTTGAAATCCGCTTCCGGAATGTCCATGCGGCCATCTTGATGAACTTGTCCACCTATTTCCTGTGCTATTGGCTTTTCAGTTCCGCACTGACCACGCTGCTTGACCGCTTCTATATCACGCGCCGCCGTTTCAGGGTGCACGTGTGCCAGTGGCTGCTGTTCACGGCCTTGTCGGGCGTGGTGCTGCTGGCCTTGCCGGAGGGACGGGTGCAGAAGGTGGGATTGCTGCTCATGGGGGTGTGGCTGGTGGCGTATGGATTCGTGTTGGCACGGCGTCTCATTCTGGCCTACCGGCGGGCGGTACGTCTGTTCGATGATACCCATTCGGACGACATCGGCGCTTATATCCGGTGGTTGTCGGTGTTTACCTATTGGGCCGTAATCTTCGGAGTGGGGTGTGGGTTGTTGACCTTCCTCCCGGATGAGTATATTTATCTTTGGATTCTCTCGTCTGTTCCTTTTTATATCTATCTTTATTGTGCCTACATGAACTATCTGCTGTTCTACGAGCAGGTGGAGCAGGCTTTCGAGCAGGAAATGCCTTCGGAGGAGGAAACTCCGGAAGCCATCGTGGAAGGGGGAGTGGAACTTCCGGCCTGTTACGCGGGCATCGAGGGAAAGTTGTCTGTGTGGATCAAAGAGGAGGGTTATCTCACGCCGGGACTGACGCTCAAGGAGTTGTCGGACTTGCTGAAAACCAACCGTACTTATCTGTCGGCTTACATCAAGACAACTTACCGCGTGTCGTTCCGCGAGTGGATTGCCGGGTTGCGGATGGAATACGCCAAGCGCATGTTGATTCAGCATCCGGAGTTGACGGTGGCGGGTATTGCAGAAAAGTCGGGCTTCCAGTCGGCCAGTCATTTCATACGCCTGTTCAAGGAACGGGAGGATTGTTCGCCGGCCCGGTGGCGGAAAAAACATCTCTGA
- a CDS encoding SpoIID/LytB domain-containing protein: MKEPEINVGIVNALEIHFTLNAKFLAKGETVSGKQHVSFDEGGIFWNGNVYRELTFTPLEDDASFSLEDVTIGINFHWERQETQTFLGTLRLVVDEGKITAINQLPAEDYLTSVISSEMSATSSLEFLKAHAVISRSWLLAQIEKRKALSKQGSGFFPFFKTDTEYIRWYDREDHTIFDVCADDHCQRYQGITRASNQSVVEAVKETRGQVLMYKHAICDARFSKCCGGVTEEFNYCWEDKKYPYLSAVRDLDTESPLPDLTKEEEAERWIRQRPESFCHTTDPKILSQILNHYDQETQDFYRWKVRYTQEELAGLIATHTKNDYGEILDLIPVERGKSGRISRLKIVGTLKTMIIGKELEIRRTLSPTHLFSSAFVVDKGPEVNGVPEWFELTGAGWGHGVGLCQIGAAVMGEKGYAYDQILLHYYQGAEIRKLY, encoded by the coding sequence ATGAAAGAACCCGAAATAAACGTGGGCATCGTCAATGCCCTTGAAATACATTTCACCCTCAATGCCAAGTTCCTGGCCAAAGGGGAAACCGTCTCCGGCAAACAGCATGTATCCTTCGACGAAGGAGGCATCTTCTGGAACGGCAACGTGTACCGCGAACTGACTTTCACCCCGCTGGAAGACGATGCTTCCTTCTCGCTCGAAGATGTGACCATCGGCATCAACTTCCATTGGGAGCGACAGGAGACACAGACCTTCCTGGGCACCCTGCGACTGGTGGTGGACGAGGGAAAGATTACCGCCATCAACCAGCTTCCGGCCGAGGACTACCTGACCAGTGTCATTTCGTCGGAGATGAGTGCCACCTCTTCCTTGGAGTTTCTGAAAGCCCATGCCGTGATTTCCCGGAGCTGGCTGCTGGCCCAGATTGAGAAACGGAAAGCCCTCAGCAAACAAGGCAGCGGCTTCTTCCCCTTCTTCAAGACTGATACGGAATACATCCGCTGGTACGACCGCGAAGACCATACCATCTTCGACGTCTGTGCCGACGACCATTGCCAGCGCTACCAAGGCATCACCCGCGCATCGAACCAGAGCGTGGTGGAAGCGGTCAAGGAAACCCGCGGCCAGGTGCTCATGTACAAGCACGCCATCTGCGACGCCCGCTTCTCCAAGTGCTGCGGCGGCGTGACCGAAGAATTCAACTACTGCTGGGAGGACAAGAAATATCCCTACCTCAGTGCCGTGCGCGATCTGGACACCGAATCCCCGCTGCCCGACCTGACAAAGGAGGAGGAAGCCGAACGCTGGATCCGCCAACGGCCGGAATCGTTCTGCCACACCACCGACCCGAAAATCCTCTCCCAGATTCTCAACCACTACGACCAGGAGACGCAGGATTTCTACCGCTGGAAGGTGAGGTATACGCAGGAGGAACTGGCCGGACTGATTGCCACCCACACCAAAAATGACTACGGCGAGATTCTCGACCTCATTCCCGTGGAACGTGGAAAGTCGGGCCGCATCAGCCGCCTGAAGATTGTGGGTACTTTGAAGACGATGATTATCGGAAAGGAACTGGAGATACGACGGACCCTCTCCCCCACCCACCTGTTCAGCTCGGCCTTCGTGGTCGACAAGGGACCGGAGGTGAACGGCGTACCGGAATGGTTCGAACTGACCGGCGCCGGATGGGGACACGGCGTGGGACTCTGCCAGATCGGGGCCGCCGTGATGGGCGAGAAAGGCTATGCCTACGACCAGATTCTGCTGCACTACTACCAGGGAGCTGAAATCCGCAAGTTATACTAA
- a CDS encoding fimbrillin family protein translates to MKRTTIHISAVLALLLGIAACTQDEAGFLPEGAEGTPIVFTVTGLNPAATATAGTRAPVDGNWEGVQSVAVLMDGTVKAYNVTPSTSDNTSATLTSDDPHYWTNHDNITVTAWWPYTAGETTPPAVKVAADQSAQKDFEGSDLIVAEEQTVSYGNPTLRFTHRTARVTVILTDYTEGMASVKLTGLSTENGNPAQIIPYDKGNDTYTALVAPQSVATGTTFITCAFTNGKVFVYKMKNDTDWQAGEEYTYTVSLAAAKDPGYTVSEDGRTYNVTSAEGLKAVADIANNGNLGINITLTENINLIDMEWTPIGTESQPYTGTFDGGNHTITGLTVTTSDQYAGLFGFIGSGGKVKDVTLKDVKIESNNEMSAVGGVAGRSYGGKIENCSVSGSVSGSGKNSAVGGIVGYQSGGFLTGCSSSATVNAGNIVGGVAGGTYSATLTGCYATGDVTLESINLGGNFAGGVVGSNTNSSTLIACYAAGSVTGSGSGTIHVGGAVGVNDATVTACYWSGLPDNDNGGATKVDGTNVTWQTAVAAMNAALSGKGWQYELKDGNSLPALKKQ, encoded by the coding sequence ATGAAACGAACAACCATCCATATATCCGCAGTCCTTGCCCTGCTGCTCGGCATTGCCGCCTGCACGCAGGACGAAGCGGGCTTCCTGCCGGAAGGAGCGGAAGGCACACCCATCGTCTTCACCGTCACGGGGCTGAACCCTGCTGCAACAGCCACTGCCGGCACCCGTGCCCCCGTGGACGGGAACTGGGAGGGCGTGCAGAGCGTGGCAGTCCTGATGGACGGCACGGTGAAGGCATACAATGTGACGCCCTCCACCTCCGACAACACCAGCGCCACGCTGACCTCCGATGACCCGCACTACTGGACCAACCACGATAACATCACCGTCACGGCGTGGTGGCCCTACACCGCTGGCGAAACAACCCCGCCTGCCGTGAAGGTAGCTGCCGACCAAAGTGCCCAGAAAGACTTCGAGGGCAGCGACCTCATCGTAGCCGAGGAACAGACGGTGAGCTACGGCAACCCCACACTCCGCTTCACCCACCGCACGGCACGGGTCACCGTCATCCTGACGGACTACACCGAGGGGATGGCGTCCGTCAAGTTGACAGGCCTCTCCACCGAGAACGGCAACCCCGCCCAAATCATCCCGTATGACAAGGGTAACGACACCTACACCGCCCTCGTAGCCCCACAAAGTGTGGCAACGGGCACGACCTTCATCACCTGCGCCTTCACCAACGGCAAGGTCTTCGTCTATAAGATGAAGAACGATACCGACTGGCAGGCAGGCGAGGAATATACCTACACCGTCTCCCTCGCTGCGGCAAAAGACCCGGGCTACACCGTGTCGGAGGACGGCAGGACCTACAACGTCACCTCCGCCGAGGGATTGAAGGCTGTGGCAGACATAGCCAACAACGGCAATCTCGGTATCAACATTACTTTGACTGAAAACATCAATCTCATAGACATGGAGTGGACGCCGATAGGCACTGAAAGCCAACCTTACACCGGCACCTTCGACGGAGGCAACCATACCATCACGGGGCTGACCGTTACGACGAGTGACCAATATGCGGGCCTATTCGGCTTCATCGGCTCCGGCGGCAAGGTGAAGGACGTGACGCTGAAGGACGTGAAGATAGAAAGCAATAACGAAATGAGCGCTGTCGGCGGCGTGGCGGGACGGAGCTATGGCGGCAAGATTGAAAACTGCTCGGTGTCGGGCAGCGTCAGCGGTAGCGGCAAGAACAGCGCTGTAGGTGGTATAGTAGGCTACCAATCGGGCGGTTTCCTTACCGGGTGCAGCTCCTCTGCCACAGTGAATGCCGGGAATATAGTCGGTGGCGTGGCAGGTGGCACGTATTCTGCCACCCTGACAGGCTGCTATGCCACGGGCGACGTGACCCTTGAAAGTATCAACTTAGGCGGCAACTTTGCCGGCGGTGTGGTGGGAAGCAACACCAACAGCAGCACTCTCATTGCCTGCTATGCCGCGGGCAGCGTGACCGGTAGCGGAAGCGGCACCATCCATGTAGGCGGCGCGGTGGGAGTAAACGATGCCACCGTGACCGCCTGCTACTGGAGCGGTCTCCCCGACAATGATAACGGCGGAGCCACGAAGGTGGACGGCACGAACGTCACCTGGCAGACGGCCGTCGCCGCCATGAACGCCGCCCTGAGCGGTAAAGGCTGGCAGTACGAACTCAAAGACGGCAACAGCCTGCCTGCCTTGAAGAAACAGTGA
- a CDS encoding ATP-binding protein yields MKYPIGIQSFDRIIEDGYVYVDKTDMVYSLAREGSIYFLSRPRRFGKSLLVSTLKNYFLGRKELFKGLKIDRLEKDWKVYPVFHLDFNGSNFMQKGVLEERLNSYVSEWEACYGLPSESDRLDVGFRFIKVLREAHEQTGRRAVVLVDEYDKPILDVLDVDKNLEEEHRNILKAFYSVFKGADEHLQFVFLTGVTKFSQVSVFSGFNQPFDISMHGKYETLCGITQEELENTFREPMEQMAQVYGCTYEEMRNRLKAQYDGYHFSDRMTDIYNPFSLLNAFSTQRISDYWFKSGTPTYLIRLLSHTNENMDEITGRYYAPKEFIDYKADVEQPLPMIYQSGYLTIKNFDRDFDLFLLDYPNKEVKEGFLSMVASKYFDNGDKIYPWVREATIFLRKGELDNFRTGLTSFLASIPYTMRRKENERERERYFHYTFYLIMRLISVYTVYTEKVQSQGRVDCVVETPQYVYIFEFKLDGTADEALRQIEEKGYAREYEADSRKLYRIGAVFSSETGTIGDWKQL; encoded by the coding sequence ATGAAATACCCAATTGGAATACAGAGTTTTGACCGCATCATAGAAGACGGTTATGTGTACGTAGATAAGACGGATATGGTTTATTCGCTTGCCCGGGAAGGTTCGATTTACTTTCTGAGCCGTCCGCGGCGTTTCGGAAAGAGCCTGCTGGTTTCCACGTTGAAGAACTATTTTTTGGGGCGGAAGGAACTGTTCAAGGGCTTGAAGATAGACCGTCTGGAGAAGGACTGGAAGGTGTATCCGGTATTCCATTTGGATTTCAATGGCTCCAACTTCATGCAGAAGGGAGTGCTGGAAGAACGTTTGAATAGTTATGTGTCCGAGTGGGAGGCTTGCTACGGACTGCCCTCTGAAAGTGACAGGCTGGATGTGGGATTCCGTTTTATCAAGGTGCTCCGTGAGGCCCACGAACAGACGGGGCGTCGTGCGGTAGTGCTGGTGGATGAATACGACAAGCCGATATTGGACGTGCTGGATGTGGATAAGAATCTGGAAGAAGAGCACCGCAACATCCTGAAAGCGTTTTATTCCGTGTTCAAGGGAGCCGACGAGCATCTTCAGTTCGTGTTCCTGACGGGCGTGACGAAATTCTCACAGGTGAGCGTGTTCAGCGGTTTCAACCAGCCTTTCGACATCAGCATGCACGGCAAGTATGAGACGCTTTGCGGCATCACGCAGGAGGAACTGGAGAACACTTTCCGGGAGCCGATGGAGCAAATGGCACAGGTGTACGGATGTACGTATGAGGAAATGCGTAACCGGCTGAAAGCGCAGTACGACGGCTATCATTTCAGTGACCGGATGACCGATATTTATAATCCGTTCAGTTTGCTGAATGCCTTTTCTACCCAGCGTATTTCCGACTACTGGTTCAAGAGTGGTACGCCTACTTACCTGATTCGCCTGCTTTCGCACACGAACGAAAACATGGACGAAATTACGGGCCGATATTATGCGCCGAAGGAGTTTATCGACTACAAGGCAGACGTGGAACAGCCGCTTCCGATGATTTACCAGAGCGGTTATCTCACCATCAAGAACTTTGACCGGGATTTTGACCTGTTCCTGTTGGATTATCCCAACAAGGAGGTGAAGGAAGGTTTTCTGTCGATGGTGGCTTCCAAATACTTCGATAACGGGGATAAGATTTATCCTTGGGTGCGGGAGGCGACCATCTTCCTGCGGAAAGGGGAATTGGACAACTTCCGCACGGGGCTGACATCTTTCCTGGCAAGCATACCTTATACGATGCGCCGCAAGGAGAACGAACGGGAGCGGGAGCGTTATTTCCATTATACGTTCTACCTGATTATGCGGTTGATAAGCGTCTATACGGTCTACACGGAGAAGGTACAGAGTCAGGGCCGTGTGGATTGTGTGGTGGAGACGCCGCAGTATGTCTATATCTTCGAGTTCAAGCTGGACGGGACGGCCGATGAGGCCTTGCGTCAGATAGAGGAAAAAGGCTATGCCCGCGAATATGAGGCGGACAGCCGCAAACTGTACAGGATAGGGGCCGTGTTCTCTTCCGAAACGGGCACTATCGGCGACTGGAAACAACTATAA
- a CDS encoding DUF4922 domain-containing protein, with the protein MNNLVTCFLPYEGDNQQNKTIEGLSASSRTDQIFLLTDHPENAGAPTGKCRVLPFFSFQQTDGIRQMLALTHTPYLLIYTKTQALDMGYIALERMCDYLSASETGMVYADHYQVADGVRQPHPVIDYQPGSVRDDFDFGSVLLFKTAALQEAFECITHQPEYRYSALYAVRLALSQQHELTHIREFLYTEIEEDTRKSGEKQFDYVDPRNRSVQLERETAFTYYLKHIGAFLPPVQRDIDLTEGEFAYEASVIIPVRNRIRTIADAIDSVLTQETDFPFNVIVIDNHSTDGTTECIDRYAGNEKVIHLIPERDDLGIGGCWNLGVHHPLCGRFAVQLDSDDLYSSPSTLQTIVDKFRRERCAMVIGSYRMTNFQLETLPPGVIDHKEWTDTNGHNNALRINGLGAPRAFFTPLLRKIRVPNTSYGEDYALGLAFSREYRIGRIYDVLYLCRRWEGNSDAALSIEKQNQNNSYKDSLRTLEIRKRQAMLRRPLSWEEASPEISAEAFIHHQLDTWPLARKNHEALADVQTRTLPLDGNHITVQFNPARAVSTCAKVDKASIAARPCFLCLSHKPEEQQSLRILLDEAFSLRLNPYPILPGHLTISTERHQWQTLADKTARRLPERLVDWLEKHFAEGYTVFYNGAKCGASAPDHFHFQAVRQKDVPLIRQWDKLMSTAVEKGFEPLADGKSCIAYDIEGYICPLRAFITQGGMGTGTRLIDSYLRNLPLPEGEMEPRYNLFAWDDPRYGFVTVYIPRTAHRPQCYTTEGDAQLLVSPGALDMAGILVTAREEDFQKLNADTLRQIYHEVTH; encoded by the coding sequence ATGAATAATCTAGTGACTTGTTTCCTTCCCTACGAAGGTGATAACCAACAGAATAAGACCATCGAGGGACTGAGCGCCAGTTCCCGGACAGACCAGATATTCCTACTAACCGACCACCCGGAAAACGCAGGTGCCCCTACCGGCAAATGCCGCGTGCTCCCGTTTTTCTCTTTCCAGCAGACCGACGGCATCCGGCAGATGCTCGCTCTGACGCATACGCCCTACCTGCTCATCTACACCAAAACGCAGGCACTTGACATGGGATACATAGCGCTGGAGCGCATGTGCGACTACCTGAGCGCCTCGGAGACCGGCATGGTCTATGCCGACCACTACCAGGTGGCCGATGGGGTGCGACAGCCTCATCCGGTCATCGACTACCAGCCGGGAAGCGTGCGCGATGATTTCGACTTCGGCTCGGTGCTGCTTTTCAAGACAGCGGCCTTGCAGGAAGCCTTTGAATGTATCACCCACCAGCCGGAATACCGCTACTCGGCCCTCTATGCCGTGCGGTTAGCCCTCTCCCAACAGCACGAACTAACCCACATCCGCGAGTTCCTCTACACGGAGATTGAAGAAGATACCCGTAAGTCGGGCGAGAAACAGTTTGACTACGTGGACCCACGCAACCGGAGTGTACAACTGGAACGAGAAACGGCCTTTACCTATTATTTAAAACATATCGGGGCTTTCCTGCCTCCGGTACAACGGGACATCGACCTTACGGAAGGAGAATTTGCCTACGAGGCCTCAGTCATCATCCCCGTACGCAACCGCATCCGCACCATTGCCGATGCCATTGATTCCGTCTTGACCCAAGAAACCGATTTTCCTTTCAACGTGATTGTCATCGACAACCATTCGACCGACGGCACTACGGAGTGCATCGACCGCTATGCCGGCAACGAGAAGGTAATCCACCTCATTCCGGAACGGGACGACCTGGGTATCGGCGGATGCTGGAACCTGGGCGTGCATCATCCGCTCTGCGGACGCTTCGCCGTGCAACTGGACAGTGACGACTTGTACAGCAGTCCGTCTACCCTCCAGACGATTGTCGACAAATTCCGTCGGGAACGCTGCGCCATGGTCATCGGTTCGTACCGCATGACCAATTTCCAGCTGGAGACTTTGCCGCCGGGCGTCATCGACCACAAGGAATGGACCGACACCAACGGTCACAACAATGCCCTCCGCATCAACGGATTGGGTGCACCCCGCGCTTTCTTCACCCCGCTGCTGCGGAAGATACGTGTGCCGAACACCAGCTACGGCGAGGACTATGCCTTGGGACTTGCCTTCTCCCGCGAATACCGCATCGGCCGTATCTATGATGTACTTTATCTGTGCCGCCGATGGGAAGGCAACTCCGACGCGGCCCTGAGCATCGAAAAACAGAATCAGAACAACAGCTATAAGGACAGCCTGCGTACGCTGGAAATACGCAAACGCCAGGCTATGCTCCGCCGTCCGCTTTCCTGGGAAGAAGCCTCTCCGGAGATTTCGGCAGAAGCGTTCATCCACCACCAGCTGGACACCTGGCCGCTGGCCCGCAAGAACCATGAGGCCTTGGCCGACGTGCAGACCCGCACACTCCCGCTAGACGGCAACCACATCACCGTACAGTTCAACCCGGCCCGCGCCGTTTCCACCTGTGCCAAAGTAGACAAGGCTTCCATTGCGGCCCGCCCCTGCTTCCTCTGCCTGAGCCACAAGCCGGAAGAACAACAGAGTCTCCGCATCCTGCTGGACGAAGCCTTCAGCCTGCGGCTGAACCCTTATCCTATCCTTCCGGGACATCTCACGATTTCCACGGAACGGCACCAGTGGCAGACTTTGGCCGACAAGACCGCCCGCCGGTTGCCCGAACGGCTGGTCGACTGGCTGGAAAAACATTTTGCCGAGGGCTACACCGTATTCTATAACGGAGCCAAATGTGGCGCCTCCGCTCCCGACCATTTCCATTTTCAGGCCGTACGCCAGAAAGATGTCCCCCTCATCCGGCAATGGGACAAACTGATGAGCACCGCCGTAGAAAAAGGGTTCGAACCGCTTGCCGACGGAAAATCCTGTATCGCCTACGACATTGAAGGATACATCTGCCCCCTGCGCGCCTTCATCACCCAGGGAGGAATGGGTACCGGCACCCGGCTGATTGACAGCTACCTGCGCAACCTGCCCTTGCCCGAAGGAGAGATGGAGCCCCGCTACAACCTGTTTGCCTGGGACGACCCCCGCTACGGGTTCGTCACGGTCTACATCCCGCGTACCGCCCACCGTCCGCAATGCTACACCACCGAGGGGGATGCCCAGCTGCTCGTCAGTCCCGGTGCCCTCGACATGGCCGGCATTCTGGTGACGGCCCGCGAAGAAGATTTCCAGAAACTGAACGCCGACACCTTGCGGCAAATCTATCACGAAGTAACTCATTAA